The sequence below is a genomic window from Fuerstiella sp..
GGCATCAGCGATGTCGGATGTTGCCGCAGGAATGGATATGCCGGGTTTGAATGAGGCGTTGTCGAAACTTGGGATTGGTGGGTGATGCCGGACCCGTCGGCGAATGATGAAGCATCTGAAAATCAACGGAACAAAAGCGGATGGCAGACAGAAATCAAGCCACGTCAGATCACCCTTACGGTCCAAGTGTCGCTCGGCTGATTGATGAGTTCGCACGCCTTCCCGGTATCGGTCGTAAATCGGCCGAACGTCTGTCCAATTATATCCTGTCCTGTTCGGGTGCTGAAGCGAATCGACTTGTGGAAGCCGTTCGTGACGTGAAAACCAACGTCAAACGCTGCACGGTTTGTTTCAACCTGACTGAGAACGATGTCTGTCGTCTGTGTCGTGACCCTCGTCGAGACCGTTGTGTGGTGTGTGTTGTCGAACAGCCGAAGGACGTAGTTGCTCTGGAATCAAGTGGTGCATTTCAGGGGGTTTACCATGTCCTTGGCGGTCGGATCGCTCCGCTGGAAGGGATCGGTCCCGAAGATCTTACAATCAGTCAACTGGTGCAGCGCATTCGAAACGACGGCATCAGTGAACTGGTGATGGCTACGAATCCAACGGTCGACGGTGACGGAACCGCATTATTCATAACGAACCTGCTGCAGAACGATGATGTGACGATTACAAGGCTTGCCCGTGGGATCGCATCGGGCAGTGTCC
It includes:
- the recR gene encoding recombination mediator RecR, producing the protein MADRNQATSDHPYGPSVARLIDEFARLPGIGRKSAERLSNYILSCSGAEANRLVEAVRDVKTNVKRCTVCFNLTENDVCRLCRDPRRDRCVVCVVEQPKDVVALESSGAFQGVYHVLGGRIAPLEGIGPEDLTISQLVQRIRNDGISELVMATNPTVDGDGTALFITNLLQNDDVTITRLARGIASGSVLEFANCEMLADALRGRRTF